taggggtctcatcaaacactcatggctttacccttggttatcccattaacccttgcacaatagtttaccccttggataaaagctttatccaatggagaaccctaacctaaccttaaccttgacctcctaaggtaaccaccatgtcctCTCAAGTAAcccctttgttgacaattgtcaccatttcattggtgagaattgtgagaatggattgataactttcaatcctagcccttgttaagattatccaatcttgaccatccattgccttgttttcgTTATAAATAGAGTCCtcctctcattttgatatccaagtctttagtatcaaacttatagatatTTTACTACATATCCAAGTTCCATTCATCCAAATCCATAATCATTTTAactcaagcatttagcctctccttgaatagaaatcatcttaataagcattttaggAAGCATTTCCATTACATAGCACTCTCATATTAGATTAGTATATCCTATTAGGATAGGCTTTTACTAatatttatcttatcatcatatccatgctagtttaaatcattctagtttcaatatcaTGCATGTTGTAGGAATGGATTCATGCTTATAaacaaacatcactcgttcttggagttgtcattcctaagtcactttgctcagtgatttgagagcaaaggcattgacttgagggatcctgtgagatagagaataatggaacatcccttggggagttgagctattcaatatagctccataacttgcaccaagagtcccattggtgtgtggacttgttTTGAAAACGAATTTTCTGTTTTCTTGCACACAATACTTGATATAAGATTTTAGATCCCTATTAAAGATAAACTAAAATATGATTTAAATGCTTATATGaacttctttttgtttgtttgtttgtttatgctTGCTTGAAGTCTCTATTTATATATTGTGCTGGAAATTTCTATTCTTTATGAGTAATGAGTAAGCCAGAAATAGAATTGAATGTGTGGACTAAAATGTAAATAATTTCAGATTTTTTTCGCGAGGATGTAACTAACTCCTGCTCATCTCTGgaccaaaaataataaaataaaattgaatgtgTGGACTCAAATTGAAACGTCACGATGAAGATAAACACAGATATTTTGGGGAGGATGTAGGTAAATAATTCATGCTCATCTTTGgaccaaaaatcatcaaaaaggaagAAACCGCGTTCTGCAGATATTTGTCGGTAAGTGGCCTTGCTTACATTTTACGCAGTTTCGCACGGATCTCTCACATGGGTGACGTTGATCATTTCACCATTTTCATCATTAATAGGCTACATGCCATGTGAGTTCTGAAACAGTCACGTCATGCAAGAAATGCACTTTCCTGGATACCTCTTAGGTATTTGAGCCACTGGAACTGCAACTCTGTCAAATATTGCATTTCACGGCAAAAAACGGAAAACGTGTATAGAGCTGTTAGAGGAGACGTGTAGGGATTCTTTCTATGCGCACCCATAAAAATTCTCAGAATCCTTGACTCACGGGTGTTGGGATGTTAGTGCTTCAGTGAGAAATATGTGTCATCTGGTCCCACCTGTTTTCTACCTCTTTTGTCCTATTGTATTCTCCTTCAAGTCCACTAACCCTAGAAGTTGCATTCACATCCGGTGGGGTTTAATAAGGGCAGTAGCAGTGCCGAAAAAAATTGGTGTGAGTTTGAGAGAAACATTGCATCGCATCGCTCCTGCTTTAAAAGCTTTTAAAATTTCTTTAGTTTTATCAAAATCCGAATCAGTCTAAGTTATATTTTCCACATGGCTTCTCCCTCCTCATCTCGCGAACGTTCTTTCAGTGATTTTCAGAGGGAAACGCCCGCTGCATCCAGAAAAATATATGATGCATTCCTCAACCACCGAGGCCCTGACGTCAAAGAAACTCTGGCTTTTGCACTTTACGATTCGCTGGAGGAAGAGGGATTTAAGACATTTCTTGATGACATGGAAATAGAATTGGGAGATCCAATTCCCTCTGCCATACAAGATGCCATATATTCTTCTAAAGTGCAGATCGCAATCTTCTCGCCACGATATGCGGAGTCCTCGTGGTGTCTAGATGAGCTGGTTCTCATGTTGGAAACCAAGGCTCGCTTTATTCCCATATTTTGTGATGTGAAGCCTTTTGAACTCCGCTACCCTGACAAGGGAGTTTATGCAGCTGCATTCGCCAAACATGAAGAAAAGGGCAGATTCAGCGAGGAGAGGCGTGACCAGTGGAAAGAAGCGCTCCACTCTTCTTCACTCATCTCTGGCTACGAATTCACCACATCTAAGGGGTAAGGCTTGCGTTGTTTTTACCCTTTAGTTCTTCatattttgttttgattgtttgcttCAGATCTATTATGATTCAGTGTCTTATTTTTTCGTTTAAATCTATTATTATGATTCAGCGAGCAGAGCCTTGACCAGTGCAAAGCAGCCCTCCACTCTTCTCCACCCATCTCTGGTGGCGAAATCAGCACATCTAATGAGTAAGGCCTAAGTTGTTTTTGCCGTTTTGTTCTTCCTATTTTGTTTAGATTGTTTGCTTTCAATCTATTATGATTCtttgttctaatttttcttttttacCGTGTCCATATTTATTTGAAACGGTTTTGAATTCTCATTGTCTTAGAATTGTCAATAATATCGAGAGCCTGCGTACAAGGATTGCCTTGGCTGTGCAACAAGAGGTTGGGAAGAAAAATGTCTTCCCAAGGCATGGGCAAGTTGGTCTTCATGCAGATACAGCAGCGTCAACGAGTACATTAGCACATGTGAAGAGATCTAGTCTTCTGCCCAGAGATTCACATGCAGTGGGCATAGATTCCAAGGTTGAAGACATAAAAAGGTTGCTAGAAAACCCACAAGTTCAAGTCATAGTCGTCGTTGGTATGGGCGGCTTGGGGAAGACATTTCTTCTCCAAAATGTCTACAAAGCCCTGAAATCTGAGTATGATCATTCCATCTGGCTCTCGATTTCTAAAACTTATTCTGTAAAGGATTTGCAACATGATATAGCCTCCGACATCAGTTTAACAAAGGAAATTGTGGAAGCTAAAGTAACTGAAGAGAAAGCAGCTGAATTGATTCATGACCGTCTCCAAGGGAAAAGGTCTCTTATTGTGCTGGATGATCTGTGGGAGCTGTCCAGAGAAGGTATTCTCTTCGATAAACTTGGTCTGCCAAATGAAGATTGTAAAATTGTAGTTACTACAAGAAATAGGCAGGTTGCTTTAAATTCAAATGCTGAAATTTACGAGATGGAGCATTTGTCAGATGAGTATAGTTGGGGGCTGTTTTGTTTCTATGCATTTCCGAAAGGAAATATAGCGCCACAGCATATTGAAGAGGAGGGTCGGAAGATTGTGAAGCAATGTGGGAATTTACCTCTTGCTATCAAAACGATAGCAGCCTCTCTGGCCAACACCACGCTAAGCAAATGGGAGTTAAAGCGCCGTCAGCTGGAAAGAGTATGTACTTCCATTGGTAACCCTGACCCTGTCATGGAGATATTAAAATTGAGTTATGACTCTTTGCCTGCGCACCTTAAAAAGTGTTTTGCATATCTTTCCTTCTTTCCCGAAGACGAAAAGATAAAACCAGAGTATTTGATAAATTTGTGGATAGGAGAGGGATTTATCCCAGCAGGAGAGGATCAGTGGGATATTGCCTGGGATTGGTTTGATCAACTTGCCCAGCTGTGTTTGCTTCAAATTTGTGAGGAATATTATCACGATGATTTTATGATAAACACATACTGTAAAATTCATGATCTGTTGCATGATTTGGCCATACAAATAGCAAAAGAAGATAAATGTGTTTTTTCTGCTGAAGAAGTCTCTATGCCTACAAGTGGTGCCACTGGCTGGGGTCGGATTTTACTGGCCAAGAAAGGTCTGCATGGTTTGGCCATCTCAGACAGTCGTCCTGTTTATATCCGTACACTCTCACTGTCTCACAATCCGAAGATTAGAAGAATTCCGGAAAGCCTGTTTATCAGAATGAGAGGAATTCGCGTTCTGGATTTGAGGTGCACAATGATCTCTAGATTGCCCGCGTCCCTTGGAAAGATTGTTCTTCTTAGAGTCCTCAATTTAGATAAGACAGAGATTAAGGAGGTACCGGAGTGTGTGAGGCATCTGAAAAGTCTCTTGTTTCTCGCTCTCCCTAGTTCTTGCGACTCATTACCATCATGGATAGGTGAGCTTACCTGTCTTCAGAATTTAGAATGGTGTCGTGGTGGTCGCATGCCAAAGGGAATAACAAAGCTGGCCTCTTTGAGAACTCTAACCAGTGGATTCATGAGTTTCTCCGCAAAAGAGGACGATTTCGTGAGGTTAGAGGATATGGTCAATATGGCTCAGCTTGAGGAAATGCATTTTAGTCTTGAGCAGGAGATGGACTGTGATAGGATGGAAGAAGGGATCCTTGCGCAGCTGGTGAATATGCGTCGTCTGGAAATCGAATCGTATAAGGAAACACggtttctgcaattttctaagGAAATGAGAGCAATGAAACATCTGGAAAAACTTTCATTAAGTGGGTTTAACGTGCCAAGTTGGATACATAAATTGGAAAATCTGAGGGaattacatttaaatttttttgagtGTAGTGATTTTCCGGAATTTCAAGAAATGCCCAATCTGGTGGTGTTGATTATGGGGTATAATGAGAGTTGCAGAGAATTGCCAAAGGCCTTTGGAAAGTCAGGAGGCTTTCCACAACTGCGAATCTTGCATCTTGATGGCCTCGTTTCTTTAGAGGAGATACCTGAATTGGAAGATGGGGCGATGCCATGCCTTCAAGAATTCAGAATATATCAATGTGGAGGGATCAACGATAGTCCGAAATTGAAGAAAGTGGAGGGATTGGAGCGATTGAAAAGGCTAAAGATTTTCTATTGCAGGAAGTCAACACTCCATGAATCGTGGGAGTCTTTAGAGGAAGGGGGAGAATATTGGAATAAAATCAAAGTCATAAATCCTCgtgtacatattgaattttctgattgtaaaaTAGGAAAAGGAGGTCAAAATAGTGGACAGGTTTGTTTCGACACACCTATTAGATTTAGAATTTTCGGGAAAAGGTGGTCAAAATGGTGGACAGGTTTTTTTCAACCCAAAGAGTAGATTTGGAAAGGTTGAAAGTGAGCTTAGTAAGGTTGAGAAAGGATTGTATAGGAAGTAATAGCTCTTAGTTAACAATATTCAAACTTAAAATTAAGTGATTGAAGAAAAtagaatattattaatttttttattggatAAAAAAATGTTTATAGCATGTGATAATAGAAATAAACcattttagattaaaaaaaatagtagCCTCTTAATTAGTGAATAGTTTTGTAAAGGTAAAATCAATTTTGAAAATTCATAATGAAGAACTAGAAGTAAAGCAGTCTTGAGTTTGTGAATATGTCTACATAGAAGATTAATCAAATTAGTTTAATGTGATTTTAATATAAAATAGCCAATATAACTTCATTTGAAACACCAAATTTTATCACTCCTTCAAAACTTTGAAAACATTAAAAGCAAAATGCACTAGTCTTTTTCTTTTgtataaatatttaaatgatgAAAGGCACCAACACTTGAAATTGAGACCCAACTTAGAGTTTTGCATTTAATTTGGTAATGTGCAACAACCATAAAATAGAGGTACCAAAATTACTATGTGAAATATTTCTATATTTAAAACTAAGTTTTGAGTTTGGCAGGTCATTTGGACAAGTTATGTTTATAAAAAATAAAGTATTGTATCAAATATTTTTTGAATGAGAGGCAATTATGAGTTACTCATAGAAGACAACATATTGCTTTAAACGTGAAGTGTGAAGATAGAATTTTAAGTTGTTCAAAAGTTGCACTGAGCTCTTGATTGTTGTCAACGTCTGCATTCAAAGCCTTGCAAAATCAACAAAACTAAGACATTAACCAAAGGTAGATTTCAATCTAATAGTTGCTGAAAATTTTAAGCATACATTGTTAATGCATATGGAGGAAAATAGAAGAATGCTTGATAAGGTTATGAAAGAAATATCTTCATTATCAACAAAAAAAGACATAAATTAGAGGTATGTTGTAGGGAAATAAAGTGCATTTTGAGAATGAAACTAAATAATATAAGAAGATTGAAAATGAATTGGAAGAAGGAATTGGGaaagaaaagaatgatcaagagtatgcattttcaaacttgtgaATAGCAAAATAATCCTTTGTTGTTTTATATGATTTCGCGAGACTCATTTTCATTTTTCAAGTAGAAGAGGCAAAATATAGTTTTGAGTCATTCAAAGAATTATTTTTTAGCAATATCATCCCActattgggtaagtgcaccaaaatggtgaacaaaaagggagtataagtggacacctttttgtTGAATCAACTAAACCTGAagttggaggagaaatttgagactcaatccactcaaaatttgaaaataCACATAAAACAAAGATTGTAATACTTTGAATCTAGTAttcaaactactaaagtttttaaaaattggataagattaagtggatcaaatctttctcgcacacaaaagtgttcctatttttttaGTAAAACATAACATACTGTcggacatgcgcatcaaaaaatttatagttgcatttagtatttttaaaaacctattggtagaaagatagttaagagagagcactagaagttgtgtatttttttgttgagtattttgtttttaatgattttttaaattggacacatcctgaaaattaggtacatgttcgtgcgcATCACATAATTGGccccaaaataattaaaaattcatttttttttcaaaagtgtaaacaatgaagtgtagaacaataatatataatttttttcagTTTTGGTTATGtagttcaaaagttatta
The nucleotide sequence above comes from Cryptomeria japonica chromosome 11, Sugi_1.0, whole genome shotgun sequence. Encoded proteins:
- the LOC131051384 gene encoding putative disease resistance protein At1g58400, producing the protein MASPSSSRERSFSDFQRETPAASRKIYDAFLNHRGPDVKETLAFALYDSLEEEGFKTFLDDMEIELGDPIPSAIQDAIYSSKVQIAIFSPRYAESSWCLDELVLMLETKARFIPIFCDVKPFELRYPDKGVYAAAFAKHEEKGRFSEERRDQWKEALHSSSLISGYEFTTSKGEQSLDQCKAALHSSPPISGGEISTSNEIVNNIESLRTRIALAVQQEVGKKNVFPRHGQVGLHADTAASTSTLAHVKRSSLLPRDSHAVGIDSKVEDIKRLLENPQVQVIVVVGMGGLGKTFLLQNVYKALKSEYDHSIWLSISKTYSVKDLQHDIASDISLTKEIVEAKVTEEKAAELIHDRLQGKRSLIVLDDLWELSREGILFDKLGLPNEDCKIVVTTRNRQVALNSNAEIYEMEHLSDEYSWGLFCFYAFPKGNIAPQHIEEEGRKIVKQCGNLPLAIKTIAASLANTTLSKWELKRRQLERVCTSIGNPDPVMEILKLSYDSLPAHLKKCFAYLSFFPEDEKIKPEYLINLWIGEGFIPAGEDQWDIAWDWFDQLAQLCLLQICEEYYHDDFMINTYCKIHDLLHDLAIQIAKEDKCVFSAEEVSMPTSGATGWGRILLAKKGLHGLAISDSRPVYIRTLSLSHNPKIRRIPESLFIRMRGIRVLDLRCTMISRLPASLGKIVLLRVLNLDKTEIKEVPECVRHLKSLLFLALPSSCDSLPSWIGELTCLQNLEWCRGGRMPKGITKLASLRTLTSGFMSFSAKEDDFVRLEDMVNMAQLEEMHFSLEQEMDCDRMEEGILAQLVNMRRLEIESYKETRFLQFSKEMRAMKHLEKLSLSGFNVPSWIHKLENLRELHLNFFECSDFPEFQEMPNLVVLIMGYNESCRELPKAFGKSGGFPQLRILHLDGLVSLEEIPELEDGAMPCLQEFRIYQCGGINDSPKLKKVEGLERLKRLKIFYCRKSTLHESWESLEEGGEYWNKIKVINPRVHIEFSDCKIGKGGQNSGQVCFDTPIRFRIFGKRWSKWWTGFFQPKE